The nucleotide sequence CAACCCTTCTCTGGAAAATTAGGTTGGATAGCAGATATTAATTGAccccaaaagaagaaattttacATTGAAGTAAGATGAAGACTACAAAGAGTTATTTTGTGGTTGATTCTATCAACAAATGGGTGATTAATGCACAATCCAAACAATAAATTCttggtttttttccctttaaccCGATTGATTTTTTATGCATGGTTGAATTATGAAATGAGGACTGATAAAATTTCAGATTCATGGGGGGTCAAGTGGAATTGGTACCTTTGCTATTCAAATAGCCAAATACATAGGAGCAAGGGTATTTGTTACAGCAGGTTTGCCATCACTATTCTACCTCATCTCATGGAATGCTTTTCTCATGACACCAATCCCTTGTCTTCACAtgtttttgacaattttttccaccaggaaatgaagaaaaattagctGTTTGCAAGGATCTTGGAGCAGATGTGTGCATCAATTACAAGACTGAAGACTTTGTTGCACGGGTGAAGGAGGAAACAGGAGGGAAAGGTATGTTCTATGGCATCTTAACTAAAATCTCAATTGAGGATGGAATTGCGTTTTTTGCACCAAATCCACTATTCTGGAATGTTTGGAAAGATAAATAATCATCTTCTATTTTATTCTGATTGTCAAAATCTAACCCCAAAAATGTTTAATGACAGGTGTTGATGTTATACTGGATAATATTGGAGGAGCCTACTTTCAGCGAAATATCAATAGTTTAAATGTTGATGGGAGGctttttattattggttttcAGGGTGGAACAGTTGCAGAAGTAAATCTTTCAGGTTTACTTGCAAGGCGCCTTACAGTGCAAGGTAACACTTTCTCTGTAGAAGATAATTTTGGAGTTGAATCAATATGATTAATCTCATCCAAGTTAAGAACTGAGGTGGATCCTGGCAAGCCAAGAAAAAACTATACTACtgtaaattcttttttttttttctgggttttCTTACTTCCTGGAAATCCTATTTCTCAATCTGGCCAGGTAGATGGAAAATTCCAGGAAAAATCCTTTGGCATTTTCCATAATTGGAAACACTTAAGAACTTAAAGtctgtttgacaatgattctaggaagcgcttttaatatttataatacttgaaaatttttatcattcaagtgttagcaatattaaaaacgttttctaaaatcacctcCAAACGTTCTCTTAATATTTTCCTGCAAGAAACATTTCTGAAATTGCAATGGTTTTCTAGTTAcaatatttgtttttactttaaatcatctgaaaatattttctagatgTTTTTTCTCTCTTGACACAGCTTCTAATTGggtctctctttctttttggtAGAATCTTGACAAGTTACTTTTATATCATACTCACTTTATTGTTTTTGGATCATGCACCTTGCTTCTGTCAGCCATGTTATTTCCACTACCCAAACTAGTAAATTTATGCACAAAGCTCCATGTTTCAGTAACAGTGGTTATTAGATTGTATTAATAATATGTAAGACGCTCGATCAGTTTGTACTAAATGGCAATTGTTTCTGCAGCGGCTGGTTTGCGAAACAGAAGTCTGGAAAATAAAGCTGCAATTGTGAGTGAGGTGGAGAAGAATGTTTGGCCTGCAATCGCGGCTGGAAAGGTTAAGCCTGTGGTGTACAAGTATTTTCCATTGACGGAGGCAGCAGAGGCTCACCAGCTCATGGAAAGCAGCAACCATGTTGGGAAGATACTGCTCATTCCATGATGTTATGGGTATGAATGGTCTTATGCCTTAAAGAGGATGGCATGGTTTTTATAACTCTTAGTGTGCATCTACATTCTACACTATCTGATACAATGTGTGATTGGCAGCTGTAGATGGTCAATgcttattttcttatgtagccCTGTCATTTGAGAATAAAAACCAGCCTTCTCGTCCAAACATTTAGACTACTAGAATTCAAATCTTTGTCATATACATAAAGGAACAATTCCGAAAAATTAAGGTTGATTTAAGGGTtagagaattaaataaaaaatggagtaCATCTCTAAACACACAGAGAGATAAGTATGCATCATGAtctagattaaaaattaatatgtatTAACTTTCATCTTCTCCTATGGGtgtcctttttcttttggcATGTAAATGACCGTTAATTTGTACTTTCATACGTACAGGAAACAAAATGGCCTGAATAATAATACCATGTCATTGGTAAcggttaaataaaatttaattattcttaactaatttatatttagttattgaaaaaaaaatctaattttttttaatgaattattgattttttctgaaagttctaactttttttaaaattcgttttcctTCACCCTGACATGGGATTCAAGGCgaatgaaaaaaatgtaaaacttgCATAGATGGAAGGTGGTTCAGTGGATTATACTTTGAgcatgaaaatttgaagatcCAGAACATCAAATGCAGAATATCTGTCAATCTGAGATCAACATGAGTGGATGAATGGAGTGGCTAGTTGCTGAATTTGTCCATGAAGAAGTTTCCATTAAATGGCTTAATGAACATACAAAATGGTAAAAGGTAGAAGTGGAACTGCATGAGAAAGTAGCTTATTTACTAACACAACATTCTAAACAAAACCACAAAGCTCCTGTCCTCCATTCGAGCAAGCAAGGATAGGAATTTCAGTAACTGCAATGGGCTTCAATTGCCAAGCTTTTCAGCACTCCAGGGCAAAAGGGTCTCCATCACTCCATGCCTAGCTGTAgagatgatgataataataataaaaaacacaaggcttgattataaatattatatagtcTTACTATGATTGATACATCCCAAAAGTAGCTTCAACAGTCCGGCCTGCAGCCATGAAAGCCGTAGTGATCACCACTCCCGGCGATCCCCAAGTTCTCCAGGTGCAAGAAGTCGAAAACCCAGAAATTGGAGATGATGAAGTTCTAATTAGAGCGGAGGCCGCTGCCATTAATCAAGCAGATACGCTTCAGAGGAAGGGCTTACACCCTCCCCCCAAAGGCGGCAGTCCCTACCCCGGTCTCGAATGTTCTGGAATCATCGAAGCTGTTGGAAAGGCCGTCGTCCGATGGAAGGTTGGCGATCAGGTATTTCAATTACTAATATTTTGATTTCGTTTCTGTTCCTGTATTTTCTCAGCTataatttttgttcatttttgtGTACTAGGAGTATTTGTTGAGAATCTTTGTGggaaatttatgattaattttgcGTATTAATATAGATTAAATTATTGAGCTTATTGGTTTCTCAAGTTTATGATTGTACGAAAATTGGTCAGTGTATGGTTATGGGGTCATTGCCAGTTTGCTTACTGAAACTTTTTCAAGATATTGTGGGCCGGTTTGGTAGCAGAAATAAGAACCGtgttttgttttccaaaacagAAATGTATgcagaaaacatgtttggtagCCTACTTGCGGAACTTGTTTCCAAAAATGCTTCCtgaaaatgaattatttcttgaatatggttaaaatatatatatatatattttttttattggattgaaTATGgttaaaatattgttttgtgTGCTTTAAAAAATGCAAGCACTTTATCAATTTACAAGGTTCTGAAATGGACATGTTCATGGTCTTCATTTTTTCAATgcttttatgaaaaaaccattttcccTTCTGCTAAACTGACAGGCTTTATATTGCAATGGATCGATTGGCCATCTCCTTTGTCATGTTTTGTGAATCATGGCAACACTCCACAACATTCCTATCTGTTAGTGATTAGGAGAGAAAGCACTGATTTTAATGCTAGTGATTTTGCTTCCTCCTGTGTACAAGTTCATAATATACATGGTGAATCTGTATGACAGTTAGTGGTATACAGGTGTGTGCTCTTCTTTCTGGTGGAGGGTATGCTGAAAAAGTGGCTGCTCCAGCTGGGCTAGTTCTTCCTGTTCCATCTGGTGTTTCTCTGAAGGATGCTGCTGGTATTCCTGAGGTTGCATGTACTGTTTGGTCAAGTGTTTTTATGATGAGCCAACTGTCTGCAGGAGAAACATTCCTGGTGAATTTTcagtcttttttattttctggtgCATGATACATTTACCAGTACATAACTTAGCTTAATGGGGTTGTGCATATTCTAATGGTTTAAAAACGTCCAATGCACCCAAATTTACCCTGTTGGTGTTTAATGTGTGTGAAGAGTCATGGTTCTAATTACGACATTACATCATCATATTCTTCTTTAAATACATCCTGTTCCACGATTTCATTGCATCCAAGACCATGTTGTTTTTTATTGCATGGTTTGTCATGGCAATTTCTCAACCCTTCTCTGGAAAATTATGTTGGATGGCTGATATTAATTACccccaaaagaagaaattttatgTTGAAGTAAGATGAGTACCACAAAGAGTTACTTTTGGTTGATCCTATCAACAAATGGGCGATTGATGGACAATCcaaatggtaattttttttgtttttttccctttatccAGAGGGATTTTTTATGCATGGTTGAATTGTGAAAGAGGATTGATAATATTTCAGGTTCATGGGGGTTCAAGTGGAATCGGTATCTTTGCTATTCAAATAGCGAAATACATAGGAGCAAGGGTATTTGTTACAGCAGGTTTGCCATCACTATTCTACCTCATCTCATGTGGAATCCTTATCTCATGGCACTAATTCCTTGTCTTCACATgttttcaaccattttttccGCCAGGAAACGAGGAAAAATTAGCTGTTTGCAAGGATCTTGGAGCAGATGTGTGCATCAATTACAAGACTGAAGACTTTGTTGCACGGGTGAAGGAGGAAACAAGTGGGAAAGGTATGTTCAATGGCATCTTAACTATAATCTCAATTGAGGATGGAATTGCTTTTTTTGCACCAAATCCACTATCATGGAATgtttgaaaagataaataatcATCTTCCATTTTATTCTGATTGTGAAAATCTAACCCCAAAAATGTTTAATGACAGGTGTTGATGTTATACTGGATACTATCGGAGGGGCCTACTTTCAGCGAAACGTCGATAGTTTAAATgctgatggaaggctttttattattggttttcAGGGTGGAACAGTTGCAGAAGTAAATCTTTCAGGTTTACTTGCAAGGCGCCTTACAGTGCAAGGTACCACTTTCTCTATAGAAGATTTTTCTGTGGTTTTGGAGT is from Vitis riparia cultivar Riparia Gloire de Montpellier isolate 1030 chromosome 10, EGFV_Vit.rip_1.0, whole genome shotgun sequence and encodes:
- the LOC117923844 gene encoding quinone oxidoreductase PIG3-like isoform X2, with translation MKAVVITTPGDPQVLQVQEVENPEIGDNEVLIRVEASALNRADTLQRKGLHPPPKGSSPYPGLECSGIIEAVGKAVVRWKVCALLAGGGYAEKVSVPAGQVLPVPSGVSLKDAAAIPEVACTVWSTVFMMSRLTAGETFLIHGGSSGIGTFAIQIAKYIGARVFVTAGNEEKLAVCKDLGADVCINYKTEDFVARVKEETGGKGVDVILDNIGGAYFQRNINSLNVDGRLFIIGFQGGTVAEVNLSGLLARRLTVQAAGLRNRSLENKAAIVSEVEKNVWPAIAAGKVKPVVYKYFPLTEAAEAHQLMESSNHVGKILLIP
- the LOC117923844 gene encoding quinone oxidoreductase PIG3-like isoform X1, translated to MKAVVITTPGDPQVLQVQEVENPEIGDNEVLIRVEASALNRADTLQRKGLHPPPKGSSPYPGLECSGIIEAVGKAVVRWKVGDQVCALLAGGGYAEKVSVPAGQVLPVPSGVSLKDAAAIPEVACTVWSTVFMMSRLTAGETFLIHGGSSGIGTFAIQIAKYIGARVFVTAGNEEKLAVCKDLGADVCINYKTEDFVARVKEETGGKGVDVILDNIGGAYFQRNINSLNVDGRLFIIGFQGGTVAEVNLSGLLARRLTVQAAGLRNRSLENKAAIVSEVEKNVWPAIAAGKVKPVVYKYFPLTEAAEAHQLMESSNHVGKILLIP
- the LOC117923845 gene encoding quinone oxidoreductase PIG3-like; amino-acid sequence: MKAVVITTPGDPQVLQVQEVENPEIGDDEVLIRAEAAAINQADTLQRKGLHPPPKGGSPYPGLECSGIIEAVGKAVVRWKVGDQVCALLSGGGYAEKVAAPAGLVLPVPSGVSLKDAAGIPEVACTVWSSVFMMSQLSAGETFLVHGGSSGIGIFAIQIAKYIGARVFVTAGNEEKLAVCKDLGADVCINYKTEDFVARVKEETSGKGVDVILDTIGGAYFQRNVDSLNADGRLFIIGFQGGTVAEVNLSGLLARRLTVQAAGLRNRSLENKAVIVSEVEKNVWPAIMAGKVKTVVYKYFPLTDAAEAHLLMESGKHFGKILLIP